The nucleotide sequence CATTGAGTCATGTTGGAGTTGTGAAAGAAACCGCATATCCCACAACCTAACAGTCGCAGAAAACGGCTCCAAAAACAAAATACAGCCGCCCTCTCAAGCAGACTTGTGACAGGATTAAAACAAAATTTCTCACACAAAGAAACAAAAATGATTGCGCTTCTGTTAGTTAGCAAAAAAATCCGTAGCAACTAGAATTTTGTTCCACAACAAACCAGCAACCCAAACCAGACGCAGAAGCCAAAACGGGCAACACTGCAAATCCCACAGGTAGATGATGAGTAGGGACGCCACTCTCTTCTTCTACTACTAGAAAAAAACAAACGTTGCCGCTTTAGCAGGTTTTGGTCAGTTTGTCTATGATGCTTTGGAATATCAGTTTGCCATCGCCGTACTTGAGGTTACTTTGCTGGCGTGTCCAGTCGGGCTGCTGCCACCAATACATTGCGCGTTCAGGATGCGGCATCAAACCAAAAATGTTGCCTTCACTGTTGCACACACCCGCGATATCATAAAATGAGCCGTTGGGGTTTTCTGGGTACTTGCCGTCGGCGGCTTCGCCGTCTTTGGTGCTGTAACGGAAAACCAGCATGTCCTCATCAACAAGCTGCTTTAGCATCGCCTGCTCTTTCTCTTTGGGAAACAGCCAGCGCCCCTCACCGTGAGCAATAGGTAGTCGAATAACTTTTCCAGCGGAGATTTTGTTTGTGAAAGCGCATTTGCCGCGGTTCTCCTGCCTCAGATAAATCCATTGGCACTTGAAGCCCGCTGGCTCATTGGTTGTAAGCGTAGCTTGAGGGTAATTGCTTGTGCCGTCAAAGCCTGGAAGCAAACCATACTCAACAAGGATTTGGAAGCCATTACATATGCCCAGAATCGGTCTGCCCTCATCAACAAAAGTGTCAATCTCCTTGCCCAACTTAGCGGAGAGTTTACGCGCAAAAATCACGCCTGCACGCACGTAATCGCCGAAAGAGAAGCCGCCTGGAAACACCAACACATCATAATCCAACAAGTTGCGACGCTTTATTAGTTCGTTAACGTGCACGGTTTCCGCTTGCACTCCCAGTTCTTGGAATGCCCGCTGGGTTTCAGCGTCACAGTTGGTTCCGCCCACGCGCATGACGCACACCTTGATGTCTTCACGTTTCATTGTTGTGCCTCCTCTGGGCTGAGCGTTTTCTTCCAGCTGTGCCTCAACTTCTCAAGAGGCGCGTCAACCACGACCTTGCCGTTTAAACCGTGAATGAGCAGCTTTTGCTCTTTGGTTACTCTGCCTATTTGGGCGCTGTATTTGCCCATTAAACCCTCAAAGTCCGCCTTATCTTTTTTAGCAATTTCAATTAGGAAGCGGCTGTTCGATTCAGAGAACAACACAAAATCGTTACGTGCCAAGTCTTTGCCAGGCACCGCTCGCAAGTCCAGTTCTAAGCCGTAGCCGCCTGCAAACGCCATCTCCG is from Candidatus Bathyarchaeota archaeon and encodes:
- the purQ gene encoding phosphoribosylformylglycinamidine synthase subunit PurQ, which codes for MKREDIKVCVMRVGGTNCDAETQRAFQELGVQAETVHVNELIKRRNLLDYDVLVFPGGFSFGDYVRAGVIFARKLSAKLGKEIDTFVDEGRPILGICNGFQILVEYGLLPGFDGTSNYPQATLTTNEPAGFKCQWIYLRQENRGKCAFTNKISAGKVIRLPIAHGEGRWLFPKEKEQAMLKQLVDEDMLVFRYSTKDGEAADGKYPENPNGSFYDIAGVCNSEGNIFGLMPHPERAMYWWQQPDWTRQQSNLKYGDGKLIFQSIIDKLTKTC